From the genome of Clostridium sp. BNL1100, one region includes:
- a CDS encoding serine protease, with the protein MNKLDNEISKGLLKGFLGMALAVAIVLTGGWSFGAKASDRPKLDAVQIYKQYSNSIFYMRVIREDGTLKTVGSGFLIGGGKALTAFHVVDGGKSYEAVFDDGVIIKDIKTAKTDKDNDLALVTINAGKREGLEVSSTGAEHGQKVFALGYPMKGTKIITEGITNTPKAEINGQSRILTSAQVASGMSGGPLLDRYGSVVGLISGSLRNMSNIHICVSADSIKSFIKED; encoded by the coding sequence ATGAACAAATTAGATAATGAAATATCTAAAGGCCTGCTTAAAGGTTTTCTGGGTATGGCACTTGCTGTGGCAATAGTATTAACGGGAGGCTGGTCTTTTGGAGCAAAAGCCTCGGATAGGCCGAAGTTAGATGCCGTTCAGATATACAAACAATACTCAAATTCCATTTTTTATATGAGAGTAATACGTGAGGACGGTACACTGAAAACTGTGGGCAGTGGATTTTTGATTGGAGGCGGAAAAGCGCTTACAGCCTTCCATGTTGTAGATGGGGGTAAATCCTATGAGGCGGTTTTCGATGATGGAGTGATAATAAAGGATATAAAAACAGCAAAGACTGACAAAGATAATGATCTGGCGCTTGTTACAATAAATGCCGGAAAGCGTGAAGGCCTGGAGGTTTCATCCACTGGAGCCGAACATGGACAAAAGGTTTTTGCACTAGGCTATCCCATGAAAGGAACCAAAATAATTACTGAGGGGATAACAAACACTCCTAAAGCAGAAATAAATGGACAAAGTCGGATTCTCACATCAGCTCAGGTGGCCAGCGGCATGTCTGGAGGCCCGCTGCTTGACAGGTATGGCAGTGTAGTAGGTCTTATATCGGGTTCACTTAGAAATATGAGTAATATACATATATGCGTATCGGCAGACAGCATTAAGAGCTTTATAAAAGAAGACTAA
- a CDS encoding S-layer homology domain-containing protein, giving the protein MNGLVKKVIASILAVLILLTSMPLDTFAQAVNSPDVTTVQNEFVRVTVDNASGRFSIHTVEGQPIRKKDGNVDTIFQGENPETSFTTFKIDGTEYIFGNPYKFAVDWFSEISKPKIVKNSNGTVDVVTVWKIKGIEISQVITIITVDDKENAGNVRIAYNVKNNTKSTVEVGTRVLVDTSIGGNDGPAFQIGQNYLQPLYVERKLVHKPEELGYDKETQELEYNLHKLPPYWVMRDRLDLSNPLATNVMAYGFNNLFEGGINVVDEMIVGHWNGLANTKWDYTVDENLDFTKDTNKYGSADTAVAFYWQPDSIAAGANKSYETVYGLGEIIAPDKVFDVRFLDTVQKLETNEAGSAYKDDGVFEINAEIENLEMFNMEHSKISVTCKLENGLVFVDEQGNELGSSTQTLQFAKEIPPEQAAQGVEVITYKPGDIVAAKWKVKAKGRPWPVTRQYLVTVNSPETEKTLKNKLDSAGKDQEAEIRAIYESSKANFVFLPPVGELRPTLVYGLTPNETYYSDDKYISANISNIEAYNVGSTSNNTVTPPNFDLFIKNVKTGERYKVPVIEAVTTQPLGNGFAGDMRIVYRGGQKVDEAGNPVGDKLTNGELPLGEYCLSIDFKDKTDPEVAAALSFETDQTFSVTENEETRVRKAKILAVYKKVLDLTPTIDSNETSEAMEDFEDIFPEEYEGLDKAAFIAKKAADRLKVSAAKTAIAAASKLLDPEIDIAEAMNDSATPVYGVKGFESEEEFEEFKEEFEPEEEDGPSDEILLEIRGMIVQSGEGDDVQYTVNTDTEPAIINNSVAYTGKEMTFAKGRFPLATVVGLGSDTPFLDALFVKGDGTLSIANSGFVFHKGEWTLDFYNSFDKTLGEGYKIPTTEMEWQKGENPEDDTLNGSLQWAAGMLGDALNPFRTLMITEVYFNRQSLFAPPSFSVNGFGLKFNDFILRDGGISFGGEIYLKIINGEVKNVIFNDEGFVGIDAALKLELKEDFGMLASQKSKGKDESGNDIKGDTGDVGGEITIIHYVDPKKYGVENTYGLSFNADLKNMAAVSCELSFKQVKDGRILPDVVAFGAELPDPGVTIAAATYLTGIRAAIRELADTIAGGDDGVPLTIEAGVDLKFGVSPATFLGSIDLTLKRTGMKVVGKMDMGVDNDSAVTMLSEAVIETQWVTPWFVRAKATIDVCGWDLIVGNASLFLLQNVEKGRIDFEGIIGAKIKVPGSVPIVGGMNLASVCVGANNDKLWGSVGILFISLGITYYWGGGVEFGTNGEVLNKDALMYLLVDHPEKGPQIMAIGNGINVLATSWENEEAEKQPVKYLSIDNGIDYIDDGSQNLGIGGITTSNNSKIHSIPMGGVTGNALIEVEYFDTKTPKLTLVKSDGNPYDIKIGDINNHNATAFEQIIKAKKAGELNSDGTKVSKQEAAVSTDIRRLYIAVPKKQIANGNWTLTSDQQVKTKLLNIPVVPVLSDVSINSVEQDQNQFTANWTINNAKAGDEINLYLSKDKVPEVPNPNASIDPGLMLAKGIVIKEEDIGPDGIASGHMDFNVKNVEYLGGADITGMLAQGDYYLRAELRNDISFSAKSSQQTFKLIDTLAPNAVDAVELKAAGNGLFQVDFKPAEKKSGHEKYKYNYAISAKDASGNIYEPLGEIMYTEEQLKDNVVNGKYRLNVGGWKKVGKPKLDSKGKIMKDAKGNVIVEDVQDKYTGIETGKEYSVGVTVVGVPTKADDANQNMRFSQTVYSDKKLLPVPSKPQLKINGAELPNNRYDLIVNQKTQEVTIASNQPDVVVEAVCGDETVGSVSLNGSGNSGKLKFEKFNTDGTFAVELKARNTKTGDYSVSVLYLTVDTIRPMIYLDSPLMGDKIKNGKITVKGKTNNDATITVKNADNGALLATMQTDKKGYFIKEVSVDSNSIKQLIKIEARDKAGNSNSALIEVENSDFKLPKKLILTMPDEIKTGDKAAVLGTTVEYCDGSTEPADSAKLSYNIIIGESNAMIKDGKLTPLRKGAAVIEASYQPWEGLTLKDTDVVTIKAGKQTPPDSMGTIKAATVGTGSAGETRIVVQSYGNKENMEGCELAYRLYTDETEASLPIFDQDITAWKALPASGVIPAKTGNIVVVAKRTKASPKLVVASSSKIKAYEYVSSSNISPLMISGVLVSTSNASGLQYPLIVDGQKKEKMVIADINTHKGNVDVNVKFDKKAIIDNLSANECHTIKLPVQGKVDTLKVELDAELVKILGGKDVNIEIETDMGTYLLPASQIKISNLEHKFENSELKDINVSITISEPEEKYNNIAEKHEANKEFNIASQPVEFSISCGAGGKLYTIDVFDSYIKRYIPIPDGVEKNKITTAVVIGTDGTIRHVPTKLVIREGRYFAEISSFTNSVYTLIYNEKSFKDTRGHWAESAINDMVSRLIISGDGAGDFNPDSDITRAEFASIIVKALGLKLPERSKDIFGDVTKKDWYYDAVYIASKYGLLGGYGNGKFRPSDKVTREQAIVMITKAMKLAGMDTNITDNEAAGILEKFVDAGKASAWARESIAVCVKAEVSSGKSGTLIAPEKRMTRAEATALIRKLLQKSGLI; this is encoded by the coding sequence ATGAACGGATTAGTAAAAAAAGTTATTGCAAGCATTCTAGCGGTGCTAATTCTACTAACAAGCATGCCGTTGGATACTTTTGCACAAGCTGTAAATTCACCGGATGTAACTACTGTACAAAATGAATTTGTACGTGTCACAGTGGATAATGCCAGCGGAAGATTTAGCATACACACCGTGGAAGGCCAGCCCATAAGAAAAAAAGACGGAAATGTGGATACGATTTTTCAGGGCGAGAACCCTGAGACATCCTTTACCACATTTAAGATAGATGGTACGGAATACATATTTGGAAATCCATATAAGTTTGCAGTAGACTGGTTTTCAGAGATATCTAAACCTAAGATTGTCAAAAATAGCAATGGCACAGTTGATGTTGTTACAGTATGGAAAATAAAGGGCATAGAGATTAGTCAGGTTATTACCATAATTACTGTAGATGACAAGGAAAATGCCGGAAATGTTCGTATAGCCTATAATGTAAAAAACAATACAAAATCTACGGTTGAAGTGGGAACAAGAGTTCTGGTAGATACTTCTATAGGAGGTAATGACGGACCTGCTTTTCAAATAGGACAGAATTATCTGCAGCCATTGTATGTAGAAAGAAAGCTAGTCCATAAACCGGAAGAATTAGGATATGACAAAGAGACTCAGGAACTTGAGTACAACCTTCACAAGCTTCCGCCATACTGGGTTATGAGGGACAGACTTGACCTTTCCAATCCTCTTGCTACCAATGTAATGGCTTATGGTTTTAATAACCTTTTTGAGGGTGGCATTAATGTTGTTGATGAAATGATTGTTGGTCATTGGAATGGTCTTGCCAATACAAAATGGGATTATACAGTAGATGAAAATCTGGACTTCACTAAAGATACTAATAAGTATGGAAGTGCTGATACTGCAGTGGCATTTTACTGGCAGCCCGATTCGATTGCAGCCGGTGCAAATAAAAGCTATGAGACGGTGTATGGGCTGGGCGAAATAATAGCACCCGACAAGGTTTTTGATGTCCGTTTTCTGGATACTGTTCAAAAGCTGGAGACAAATGAGGCAGGTTCTGCCTATAAAGATGATGGAGTATTTGAAATAAATGCTGAAATTGAAAATCTTGAAATGTTCAATATGGAGCACAGTAAAATATCAGTCACCTGTAAGTTAGAAAATGGTCTGGTTTTTGTTGACGAACAAGGTAACGAATTGGGGAGTTCAACCCAGACTCTACAGTTTGCCAAAGAAATACCTCCCGAGCAAGCAGCTCAGGGAGTGGAGGTTATTACCTATAAACCGGGTGATATAGTAGCCGCAAAGTGGAAGGTAAAGGCAAAAGGTCGTCCGTGGCCTGTGACACGTCAATATTTAGTAACTGTCAACAGTCCGGAGACAGAGAAGACGCTGAAAAATAAGCTGGACAGTGCCGGAAAAGATCAGGAGGCTGAAATCAGAGCGATTTATGAATCCTCGAAGGCTAATTTTGTATTTCTTCCTCCTGTGGGAGAACTGAGACCTACCCTTGTATATGGACTTACTCCAAATGAAACCTATTACAGTGATGATAAATATATATCGGCAAATATATCCAATATAGAGGCGTACAACGTTGGTAGTACTTCAAATAATACCGTTACTCCTCCTAATTTTGACCTGTTTATCAAAAATGTAAAAACCGGTGAGAGATACAAAGTGCCGGTAATTGAGGCTGTAACCACACAACCGTTGGGCAACGGTTTTGCAGGAGATATGAGGATAGTATACAGAGGTGGACAAAAAGTAGATGAAGCTGGCAATCCCGTGGGAGATAAACTGACCAACGGAGAACTCCCATTGGGAGAATATTGCCTTTCCATTGACTTTAAGGACAAGACCGATCCCGAAGTAGCTGCTGCTCTCAGCTTTGAAACAGATCAGACCTTTAGCGTCACTGAGAACGAAGAAACAAGAGTACGAAAGGCCAAGATACTTGCAGTATACAAAAAAGTTCTTGATTTAACGCCTACAATAGATAGCAATGAAACTAGCGAAGCAATGGAAGATTTTGAAGATATTTTTCCTGAAGAATACGAAGGATTAGATAAAGCAGCTTTTATAGCAAAAAAAGCTGCAGACAGACTCAAAGTGTCTGCTGCAAAAACTGCCATAGCTGCCGCAAGTAAATTGTTGGACCCTGAAATAGATATAGCAGAAGCTATGAACGACAGTGCTACTCCTGTATATGGCGTAAAAGGCTTTGAGTCGGAGGAGGAATTCGAAGAATTCAAAGAGGAGTTTGAGCCGGAAGAGGAGGATGGCCCCTCTGACGAAATATTGTTGGAAATACGAGGTATGATAGTACAGTCCGGTGAGGGAGACGATGTACAATATACAGTAAATACCGACACCGAGCCTGCCATCATAAATAACAGTGTTGCATACACAGGTAAAGAAATGACCTTTGCCAAGGGTAGATTTCCTTTGGCAACAGTAGTGGGTCTTGGCTCTGACACACCATTTTTGGATGCATTGTTTGTAAAAGGTGATGGTACACTGAGTATTGCAAACAGCGGTTTTGTATTTCATAAAGGGGAATGGACACTGGATTTTTATAACAGCTTTGATAAAACGCTAGGGGAAGGCTATAAAATTCCAACTACTGAAATGGAATGGCAGAAGGGAGAAAATCCCGAAGACGATACGCTGAACGGAAGTCTCCAGTGGGCAGCCGGAATGCTTGGAGATGCACTCAATCCTTTCAGAACGCTGATGATTACAGAGGTGTATTTTAACAGGCAAAGCCTTTTTGCGCCTCCTAGTTTTTCCGTTAATGGCTTTGGACTGAAATTCAATGATTTTATACTTAGGGATGGCGGTATATCTTTTGGTGGGGAAATCTATCTGAAAATAATAAACGGTGAAGTAAAGAATGTTATTTTTAATGATGAAGGCTTTGTAGGAATTGATGCAGCCCTTAAGCTTGAGCTTAAAGAGGATTTTGGTATGCTAGCCTCTCAGAAATCCAAGGGTAAGGATGAAAGTGGAAATGATATTAAAGGGGATACTGGTGATGTTGGCGGCGAGATTACCATCATTCATTATGTGGATCCTAAAAAGTATGGTGTTGAAAATACATATGGACTAAGCTTTAATGCAGATTTAAAAAATATGGCTGCTGTAAGCTGCGAGCTGTCCTTCAAGCAGGTAAAGGATGGGCGTATTCTGCCTGATGTAGTAGCTTTTGGGGCAGAATTACCTGATCCGGGAGTAACAATTGCAGCAGCTACATATTTAACGGGCATCAGGGCTGCCATTAGGGAACTGGCGGATACCATTGCAGGTGGTGACGATGGTGTTCCTCTTACCATAGAGGCAGGGGTAGATTTGAAATTTGGGGTAAGCCCTGCAACCTTCTTGGGTTCAATTGATCTTACACTTAAACGTACTGGTATGAAGGTTGTAGGAAAAATGGATATGGGCGTTGATAATGATAGTGCCGTTACAATGCTTTCAGAGGCTGTTATTGAAACACAATGGGTTACACCGTGGTTTGTACGTGCAAAAGCAACCATTGATGTATGCGGTTGGGATTTGATAGTTGGGAATGCTAGCCTTTTCCTACTTCAGAATGTTGAGAAGGGTCGAATTGATTTTGAAGGAATTATAGGAGCCAAAATAAAAGTTCCGGGAAGTGTTCCGATAGTAGGCGGAATGAACCTTGCAAGTGTATGTGTCGGTGCAAACAACGATAAATTATGGGGCAGCGTAGGAATCCTGTTCATTAGCCTTGGAATAACCTATTACTGGGGTGGCGGAGTAGAATTTGGCACAAACGGAGAGGTTCTGAATAAGGATGCACTTATGTACCTATTGGTAGATCATCCGGAAAAAGGCCCTCAGATTATGGCTATAGGTAATGGTATAAATGTACTGGCTACCTCATGGGAGAATGAGGAAGCGGAAAAACAGCCAGTGAAATATTTGTCAATTGATAATGGAATTGATTATATTGACGATGGTTCCCAGAATCTGGGTATAGGTGGTATCACTACGTCTAATAACTCAAAGATTCATTCCATTCCAATGGGTGGAGTTACCGGGAACGCACTAATAGAAGTAGAATATTTTGATACAAAAACACCTAAGCTTACACTGGTAAAATCAGATGGAAATCCATATGATATTAAAATAGGTGATATTAATAATCATAACGCAACAGCCTTTGAACAGATTATTAAGGCTAAAAAAGCAGGAGAGTTAAATAGCGACGGTACAAAAGTCAGCAAACAGGAAGCGGCTGTAAGCACAGACATCAGAAGGCTGTATATCGCCGTACCAAAAAAGCAAATTGCAAATGGAAATTGGACCCTGACCTCAGATCAACAGGTTAAAACAAAGCTGTTGAATATTCCGGTAGTACCTGTGCTTTCTGATGTTTCTATAAACTCAGTTGAACAAGATCAAAACCAATTTACTGCAAACTGGACAATTAATAATGCTAAGGCAGGAGACGAAATAAATCTCTATTTATCAAAGGATAAGGTTCCTGAAGTTCCTAATCCCAATGCTTCTATAGATCCGGGACTTATGCTTGCAAAGGGTATAGTTATAAAGGAAGAAGATATTGGCCCTGATGGAATAGCTTCAGGGCATATGGATTTTAATGTTAAGAATGTAGAATATCTTGGGGGAGCTGATATCACAGGAATGCTTGCTCAAGGAGATTACTACCTGAGAGCTGAGCTGAGAAATGATATCTCCTTCTCGGCAAAATCTTCACAGCAAACCTTCAAGTTGATTGACACACTGGCACCTAACGCTGTGGATGCAGTTGAACTTAAAGCAGCCGGAAATGGATTGTTCCAGGTAGACTTTAAACCTGCAGAGAAAAAGTCAGGTCATGAAAAGTACAAGTACAACTACGCAATTTCTGCAAAGGATGCTTCAGGAAATATTTATGAACCACTTGGCGAAATTATGTATACAGAGGAGCAGCTTAAGGATAATGTTGTAAATGGAAAGTACCGCTTAAATGTGGGTGGTTGGAAAAAAGTCGGAAAACCAAAGCTGGACAGCAAGGGTAAAATAATGAAAGACGCAAAAGGCAATGTTATTGTGGAAGATGTTCAGGACAAATATACCGGGATTGAAACGGGTAAGGAATACAGCGTTGGAGTAACTGTAGTTGGTGTGCCTACCAAAGCAGATGATGCTAATCAGAATATGCGTTTTTCACAAACCGTATACTCTGATAAGAAGTTACTTCCCGTACCTTCAAAGCCTCAGCTTAAGATAAACGGAGCCGAACTTCCAAATAACAGATATGACCTGATAGTGAACCAAAAGACACAGGAAGTAACAATTGCATCAAATCAGCCGGATGTTGTGGTTGAAGCTGTATGTGGAGATGAAACTGTTGGCAGTGTTAGTCTCAATGGTAGCGGAAATAGCGGAAAACTCAAATTTGAGAAGTTTAATACAGATGGTACCTTCGCTGTAGAACTAAAAGCTCGTAATACTAAAACAGGCGACTATTCCGTATCGGTGTTGTATTTGACAGTTGATACCATTAGACCTATGATTTATCTTGACAGTCCTCTTATGGGAGATAAAATAAAAAATGGAAAAATTACAGTTAAGGGGAAAACCAACAACGATGCAACAATTACTGTAAAGAATGCTGATAATGGAGCACTTCTGGCAACAATGCAGACAGACAAAAAAGGGTACTTTATAAAGGAAGTGTCGGTTGATAGTAATTCAATAAAACAGCTTATAAAAATAGAAGCTCGTGACAAGGCAGGAAACTCTAATAGTGCACTGATAGAGGTGGAAAACAGCGACTTTAAGCTGCCTAAGAAATTAATACTTACCATGCCTGATGAAATAAAAACAGGTGACAAAGCTGCCGTACTTGGTACAACAGTGGAATACTGTGATGGCAGCACCGAGCCTGCAGATAGCGCAAAGCTGTCCTACAACATCATAATAGGTGAGTCAAATGCAATGATTAAGGACGGAAAACTTACCCCTCTCAGGAAGGGTGCTGCAGTCATTGAGGCAAGCTATCAACCTTGGGAAGGCTTAACACTTAAAGATACAGATGTAGTGACAATTAAAGCAGGAAAGCAGACGCCACCTGATTCCATGGGAACCATCAAAGCTGCGACAGTAGGAACCGGTAGTGCCGGAGAAACGAGAATTGTGGTGCAATCCTATGGAAACAAAGAAAATATGGAGGGGTGCGAGCTCGCATATAGGCTGTATACAGATGAAACAGAGGCATCCTTGCCAATATTCGATCAGGACATTACAGCTTGGAAGGCACTTCCGGCGAGTGGGGTCATACCTGCAAAAACTGGCAATATTGTAGTAGTAGCAAAGAGAACAAAGGCCAGTCCAAAGCTGGTTGTAGCATCCTCATCCAAAATAAAGGCATATGAGTATGTGAGCAGTAGTAATATTTCTCCTCTGATGATATCCGGAGTTTTAGTATCAACCTCAAATGCATCGGGACTACAGTATCCTCTCATTGTGGATGGACAAAAGAAGGAAAAAATGGTTATCGCAGATATTAATACCCATAAAGGCAATGTTGATGTAAACGTGAAGTTTGATAAAAAAGCGATTATTGATAATCTTAGTGCCAATGAGTGCCATACGATAAAGCTTCCTGTACAGGGTAAAGTTGATACACTGAAAGTGGAGCTGGATGCTGAGTTGGTTAAGATATTGGGAGGAAAAGATGTCAATATCGAAATTGAGACAGATATGGGCACATATTTACTTCCTGCATCACAAATTAAAATATCAAATCTGGAGCATAAATTTGAGAATAGCGAGTTAAAGGATATTAACGTGTCCATCACAATATCCGAGCCTGAAGAGAAGTATAATAATATAGCAGAAAAGCATGAGGCAAATAAAGAATTTAACATTGCTTCGCAGCCAGTGGAATTTAGCATCTCCTGTGGTGCAGGAGGGAAATTATATACAATAGATGTATTTGACTCATATATTAAAAGATATATTCCTATTCCGGATGGCGTTGAGAAAAATAAAATAACTACAGCTGTTGTTATCGGAACAGATGGAACTATAAGGCATGTACCTACTAAACTAGTTATAAGGGAAGGCAGGTACTTTGCAGAGATAAGCAGCTTTACAAATAGCGTTTATACTCTTATATACAACGAGAAATCCTTTAAAGATACCAGAGGACACTGGGCCGAGTCAGCAATCAATGACATGGTCTCCAGGCTGATTATTTCAGGTGATGGAGCCGGGGACTTCAATCCTGATAGTGACATTACCAGAGCTGAATTTGCGTCCATAATTGTAAAGGCATTAGGGCTCAAACTACCAGAAAGAAGTAAGGATATATTCGGTGATGTTACTAAAAAGGATTGGTATTATGATGCAGTATATATTGCCAGCAAATATGGTTTGCTAGGTGGATACGGTAATGGA
- a CDS encoding HAD-IA family hydrolase produces MKCPTDTILFDIDGTLLDPKYGITKCAQYSLRYFGINEENLDSLEKFIGPPIDEAYRDFYNFNEEQVNTAIEKFRERYETTGMFENEVYPDIPQLLSKLKAKGKKLMVVTTKYYGYAIEILKYYGLHDYFDFVAGSKFDNTRSQKADIIEYALNTLNLTASSQMVMVGDRKYDIIGARKAGLKSIGVLYGYGSREEIQQANPHYIVKSVQELQDILL; encoded by the coding sequence ATGAAGTGTCCAACTGATACTATACTGTTTGATATTGATGGTACACTTTTAGACCCTAAGTATGGTATTACAAAATGTGCCCAGTATTCCTTGAGATATTTTGGTATTAATGAAGAGAATCTTGATAGTCTTGAAAAGTTTATTGGCCCACCTATAGATGAGGCTTATAGAGACTTTTACAATTTTAATGAAGAACAGGTCAATACTGCAATAGAGAAATTCCGTGAAAGGTATGAAACTACAGGCATGTTCGAAAACGAAGTCTACCCTGATATCCCACAGTTACTTTCAAAACTGAAAGCAAAAGGGAAAAAACTTATGGTAGTAACTACAAAATACTACGGATATGCTATTGAAATACTAAAATATTATGGACTTCACGACTATTTTGATTTTGTTGCCGGAAGTAAATTCGATAATACCCGTTCTCAAAAAGCGGATATAATTGAGTATGCTTTAAATACTTTAAATTTAACTGCATCATCACAAATGGTAATGGTTGGCGACAGAAAATATGATATTATAGGAGCAAGAAAAGCAGGGTTAAAATCTATAGGTGTACTTTACGGTTATGGGTCACGGGAAGAGATACAGCAAGCTAATCCACATTATATTGTTAAAAGTGTACAGGAATTACAGGATATTTTACTGTGA
- a CDS encoding 8-oxo-dGTP diphosphatase — protein MKLSSLCYIRKDNQTLMLHRIKKQQDMHAGKWVGLGGKMEKGESPEETAIREVKEESNLQIHSLRLVGILTEPDFKDNEDWYVFVFVSDDFSGDLHECSEGEPKWINNSELDSLDLWEGDRLFLKWIDEGEFFTAKFIYKDGVLLKSSVLFH, from the coding sequence ATGAAATTATCAAGCTTATGCTATATCAGAAAAGATAATCAAACATTGATGCTTCACCGAATAAAAAAACAGCAGGACATGCATGCAGGCAAATGGGTAGGGCTTGGCGGCAAGATGGAAAAAGGTGAATCACCGGAAGAGACTGCAATTCGAGAGGTTAAAGAGGAGAGCAATTTACAGATACACAGCTTGAGACTGGTTGGAATCTTAACTGAGCCTGATTTCAAGGATAATGAAGATTGGTATGTGTTTGTCTTTGTTTCGGATGACTTTTCAGGAGATTTGCACGAGTGTAGCGAAGGTGAACCGAAATGGATAAATAATTCAGAATTGGATAGCTTAGACTTATGGGAAGGAGACAGATTATTTTTAAAATGGATAGACGAAGGCGAGTTTTTTACTGCAAAATTTATATACAAAGATGGTGTTTTATTAAAGAGTAGTGTGTTATTTCATTGA
- a CDS encoding alpha/beta fold hydrolase: MGKKVLIIILSLLLILSTFVFDLSKAEAFEKKDLLVPKDEVSERIIKIPKGNETIVGTLTIPPNATKPCKVLLMLHGFAGQRNELPITNSNETMFGKSARIFTEQGYATLRIDFLGCGDSSEKWENTTFTRQISDVDAVLKYLKCIPEIDSKGIALLGLSQGGLIAACVASTNPMIKSLILWSPVANPPYTYSNLLGSNAIQEGLQSQNKLITAKLPWGAETTLRSEFFKELFDIDPIAQITSYRGPLQVVVGLNDAIVTPQPQAGELYIKNHHDMKNVKDEIIKLDADHMLDITTDNREPLNEALWQGIKWLDKTL; the protein is encoded by the coding sequence ATGGGAAAGAAAGTATTAATTATCATACTGTCACTGCTACTGATTCTCAGTACTTTTGTATTTGATTTAAGTAAAGCCGAAGCCTTTGAAAAGAAAGATTTATTAGTTCCCAAAGATGAAGTATCGGAAAGAATTATAAAAATTCCAAAAGGAAATGAAACAATCGTAGGTACACTGACCATTCCCCCAAATGCAACAAAGCCTTGTAAGGTTCTTCTTATGTTGCATGGCTTTGCCGGTCAACGCAATGAACTTCCAATTACAAACAGTAATGAAACTATGTTTGGTAAAAGTGCAAGAATATTTACAGAACAAGGTTACGCCACTCTTAGAATCGATTTTCTTGGTTGTGGTGATAGCAGTGAAAAATGGGAAAATACGACCTTTACCCGTCAAATTTCAGATGTTGATGCCGTTTTGAAATACTTGAAATGCATCCCTGAAATTGATAGTAAAGGAATAGCGTTGCTGGGGTTAAGTCAGGGTGGCTTGATTGCTGCGTGTGTAGCATCAACTAATCCTATGATAAAATCCTTAATTCTTTGGTCACCTGTCGCAAACCCGCCATATACATATTCTAATTTATTAGGCTCTAATGCGATTCAAGAGGGCTTGCAAAGCCAAAATAAATTAATAACTGCTAAATTACCCTGGGGTGCTGAGACAACACTAAGGTCAGAATTTTTCAAGGAATTGTTCGATATAGATCCTATTGCTCAAATCACGTCATACAGAGGACCTTTGCAAGTTGTCGTAGGACTTAATGATGCTATAGTCACTCCTCAGCCACAAGCAGGTGAATTGTATATAAAAAATCATCATGATATGAAAAATGTTAAAGATGAAATCATTAAGCTAGATGCTGATCATATGCTTGACATTACCACCGATAATAGAGAACCACTTAATGAAGCTCTTTGGCAGGGAATAAAATGGCTTGATAAAACCTTATAA
- a CDS encoding flavin prenyltransferase UbiX, which yields MRIFLGITGASGSILGVELFNALNARGIELYVTATRQGLKVCEYETDINLKEYVENHNKKYFDIDDLFAPMCSGSFNVDASIICPCSMGTLARISSGISQNLIERASDVAIKERKKLILVPRETPLSNIHLKNMLTLSECGAIIVPPSISFYSKPKSITDIVNFFVGRILNQLGIDNNLSKRWGEDIKYEVSN from the coding sequence ATGAGGATTTTTTTGGGGATTACCGGAGCATCCGGCTCTATTTTAGGAGTAGAATTATTTAATGCTCTGAATGCAAGAGGAATTGAACTATATGTAACTGCTACCAGGCAAGGACTAAAAGTATGTGAATATGAGACGGATATTAATCTGAAAGAGTATGTTGAAAATCACAATAAAAAATATTTTGATATTGATGATTTATTTGCTCCCATGTGTAGTGGTTCATTTAATGTAGATGCTTCGATTATATGTCCATGTAGTATGGGAACTCTTGCAAGGATTTCCTCTGGAATATCTCAGAATTTAATAGAAAGAGCTTCGGATGTTGCTATTAAAGAAAGAAAAAAATTAATTTTGGTACCCCGTGAAACTCCACTCAGTAATATACATCTAAAGAATATGCTTACTCTTTCCGAATGTGGAGCAATAATAGTTCCCCCTTCAATTTCATTCTATAGTAAACCTAAATCTATCACGGATATTGTCAATTTTTTTGTTGGAAGGATATTGAACCAATTAGGCATAGATAACAACTTATCAAAGAGGTGGGGAGAGGATATAAAATATGAAGTGTCCAACTGA